The DNA sequence TGCCGGCCTACGTGGTGGCACTCGCCGCCATGGCCGTCACCCTCTTTCCGATCGCCTGGATCCTATCGATTTCGCTCAAGACCAAGCGTGACGCCTTCGCCATCCCACCCGTCTGGACGTTCGCCCCGGTCTGGCGCAACTACTCGGCCTTGTGGGACAACGACGCCTTCCGCGGCGCCGTTTTCAACAGCTGCGTCGTGACCGTCTTGGGCGTCGTCCTGGCGACCCTGATCGCGGTGCCGGCAGCCTATGCCCTCAACCGCCTCAGGCTGCGGGGCAAGCGGTTGATCGCGGCTTGGCTGCTGCTCGCCTACATGCTGCCCGAGTTCCTCTTCATCATTCCGATATACGTGCTCTACCAGGCGATCGGCCTCTACGACACACATCTCGGCCTCGCCCTGATCTATCAGGTGCACGTCCTGCCCTTTGCAATCTGGATGCTGCGCAGCTTTTTCGCTGAAGTGCCGGTCGAGCTCGAGGAGGCGGCGCGGATCGACGGCTGCGGCCATTTGGCCGTGCTGATACGGGTCTACCTGCCGATGACACTGCCGGGGCTGGCGGCGACAGCAATCCTGAACGCCATCTGGATCTGGAACGAGCTGGCGATAGCACTCGGCCTGACCTTCAAGAACGCGCAGACGATCACCGTCGCTGTCACCTCGTTTCGGGGCTATGCCTCGATCGACTGGGGACCCATGACCGCGGCCTCGATCGTCGCAATCCTGCCGATGATCCTCTTCGCTCTCGTGGCGCAACGCTGGATCGTCAAGGGGCTCACCTTGGGAGCT is a window from the Rhodospirillales bacterium genome containing:
- a CDS encoding carbohydrate ABC transporter permease; this encodes MRLQRILTLLPAYVVALAAMAVTLFPIAWILSISLKTKRDAFAIPPVWTFAPVWRNYSALWDNDAFRGAVFNSCVVTVLGVVLATLIAVPAAYALNRLRLRGKRLIAAWLLLAYMLPEFLFIIPIYVLYQAIGLYDTHLGLALIYQVHVLPFAIWMLRSFFAEVPVELEEAARIDGCGHLAVLIRVYLPMTLPGLAATAILNAIWIWNELAIALGLTFKNAQTITVAVTSFRGYASIDWGPMTAASIVAILPMILFALVAQRWIVKGLTLGAVKG